TTACATTTTGAAAGCAAGCAAGTATTCAGTCAGAGGCATGATTAGATAAaacttttcctttctaattGCATCCACGATCTTGCTGGCTACATAGTCTGGTTCATAAACAGGAAGCAGGCAGGTTCTGGTgaaacaagaaacaaagcatTATGAAATTATAAAACTTTACTTTTGAGATGTACAgtaacacagaaataatttaattaaataacttAAGAATTTTTCCCCATCGTCTCAAATAGTCTTGGAAAGAAGACTCCAGTCCTCTTTGTTCCTTCTGTTATGGAAATAAGTTTAAAACACAGTGGTGATATTAAGCATTTTAATGAGTACCTGTTTGTGCAAGCCCTGTTCAGACTCTTATGAACTTAATGCCCAAAGAGACTGTGGCAATGAAAAACTCCCAGATAATCCACTGTATGTGCTCTTCTGTGCATAAGAGTTTGTCCTCTtcactcctcctccttttctacAGTAGATCTTGAGGTGACAGCCAAATAAACCAGGACCAGGGCTATTTCCAGATAGGGGAAAGGCTCTATTTAACATATGCTACTATAGGATTATGAAGGATGGAACCaggagcagagcactggaagcCCAAGGCCACTGGGACTTCACTTACTGCAATGGCTGATCTTGTGCCAGCAGCTTCTACCAGCATTACAACAACATAGGGACTCACCAGATACTAACACCATGGCTGTTGCCACTCAGAGAAGCACAACACCTGCTAACACTGTTAATAATAGGTCACGGGTATCCTGAGAGCTGTAACTGTAATGACGGTGTCCATGGGACAGAGAACCTCCACAGTGCTCATCCTACTGACAAATGAGGTGGTTTTAAATATTGCCATGCATTCCAAACCATTCCTTGATGCCTTGGATTCCCATACGTCAAGAGGCAGAGGGCAAAAACACTGAACTGAAAAGCAATTCAGCCTTATAATGGTTAGAAACTGAATATGGGTTATCTAGTGGGTagtgattattttttcacaTATGAAATAGTATATGATCTAACTTTTACTTACTGGGATTTAAAGCCTCTAGCTAATTTAGTATTGACAAAATAAGGGCAAATTAATGTGGTTTTAATGCCACGTATTCCCGTATGATACAGCTCTGAATCCAAGGATTCCATCATTTCAATGATTGCAGCCTTACTTGCAGAGTAAtctgaaaagggaagaaagaagaaatatccAAAGTATGTCAAAACCACAACAATAAGTATTATATACAGCATGTAATGTTTTGTTATGCTACTTAAGCCCTGACAGTACTCAGTTATGTAATAAGCAGTCTTGTAATGAATATTTAAGGATGCTGTGCATGTTGATGATGGTAACTCTTACGGTTAATGGCTCTTTCCATGCTGTAAAATTGTGTAAGGGTAAGATTAATCCTTtccagaagacttttttttagtGCACTACAGGGATATACAGGAAGAAGAGCTTATTTAGCATTTTATGTACATTTCCAGATACTCATATACAAGCCATGcattctttcagtttaaaatgtcTTCACCCTTTAATACATTTCTTACACTTCAGTAAGAACTATTTCTACTGGTGAAATCTAAATATTGAACTTACAAATGCTCTACACCCTATTATTCCTTATTTTGGTTTGCCCTGAAACTACTATACCGTTTTATTTGCCTGAGAATCTTGtctaatttttattgtttgatGAATGTACAGAACTTCATCTTTGGAGTTAATAAAAATTTGGCCTCACAAATCCCAGTGCAATCTGATCTAAGGTAGGCCAGCTTTAGGTCCATATCTGGGGGTATGGACCAAATGACCTCCAGGgattccttccaacccacaATATTCTACAGTTTTGCAACTGTAATAACCTTATTTTAATACAGGAACTTAAAAGTGGTTTCCCAAGGCTTTTTCAAATCTATGTGGAAATAGTTGTTGagatataaaaaaatccaattgCTAAAGGAGTAACTTCAAAAACTGGCATCACAGACAGCTTGTTGTTCTTCAGGGATTCACCCATAGTGGATGATGGAACCATACAACCTAAAAACACATAGGTAAGGTGTGAAAAGTTATGATGCATGGATGGGCAGGTCCACTCCCTAAAGCTTTGCAATTAGATGTTGAAAGCTGGATGTGACCTATTATCAGAACTGAGTTTGATCCAACAATAGCAGGTGGCAAATAAGTATTACAGTAACAGCATCAATCAGCAGAATTACACCGAAGTTCACATTCTCAGAGGACCACTAAGAGATGTAATAAAAGTGTCAGAGAGGCTTGAGAAGAGATTGGGCAGCAAATTCAGGCTGATGAAAGTCAGAACCGTAGCAGACAGCTCTCCTGAGAGAAACAGCTGAGATTATAGAGCTTGGAATACAGTTAGTTCAAAttagttttaatgaaaattctgCCAAAATGCCTTCTGGATAGGATAATCACCTTCCAACTAAATGTGTAACTCCAGGTATAATCCATGTACGTCTCCTGACTCTGAACATTCATCTGCAGAAAATCTGTACACAGGGCTCCCTCCCACTGCTGAGGTAGCAGCTGTATTGTCCTCCTGTGGTTGTAAGACAGGCTGCAGACACTAAAATTTGCACTAAAATCTCCCTGTGCCACTGAGGCAACCCGGCACCATCATCCATCCCCTTAGATACACCCCCACCAGTTGTACTTATGGGCTCTTCCTGAGTGTTCAGTATGTCAGGATGAGCTGCTTAAGCCAAGAGATCTCCAAGAAAAGTTACTAGCATGTAATTTGTAAGGGTGTTTGAAGACACTAACCTGTCACTCTGTAGGTTCCCCAGAGTCCTGCTGAGCTGGCTGTGTTAACCAGGTGCCCACGGTTAGCAGCAATCATGGCTGGAAGAAAGGCCTTCAAAGTCTAAAGgacacatatataaaaaaaaccacaccaaccTTCTTTATCTTATAGACATGCCAAAAGTGTTGCATTCCAAATCAGGCTTTACAaaccagttttctttctgtggctTTCAATATAGGAGATTCTGACTGGAGTCCCTGTCTCTGTAAGGCTTTATAAATGAGTGACAGCATTTCCTTGACTGGCTGCCCTCCCTCTGAAGGTCTGTCagctttaaaacacagaaagcagcacagtgtttattttctctgcctcctgttACTCGTGGTTTGAGTGCTGTGACTACTGCCAAAGATTCGGTACACAAGAGGGAGCTAGAAGGCAACGCATCAAGGGGAGCTCAGCTGACTGCAGGCCATGTTTTGTTACAAACCTGACTGCTTGACAACTCCAAGCCCCCCACCACCACTATGGGTGGTATTGACTATATAATAAAGATGATAGTGTTTTatgagggggaagaaaagaaaaaaggcaagagaagtAACAAAATGTTTGAGATGTGCTTCAAAGTCTAGTCAGCTCCAGATGTGTGTGCCTGGTATATGTGTTTTTGGTTTAAGGCCCACAGTCACTCTCCTAGGTCTCTTAAGACCTGCTAGAAAAAACACCTCCCTCTGCCTCAAGTATTTGGAAGAATGATGAAGTACCTCTGTGGACTGggaaatgatcagaggacttCTATCTGCAATGATTTTCTGGTGAGAAATGCCATTTAGAGAGGCATTTGCAATAATGCTACATTTTTCCCTGATGCAGACTGGTCACTCAGGTGTATAATTGACAAACCTTAGGGTAATAGAAACACTTCCTCACACCAGAAACTCCTAAACATCAACTGAGATGCCAAATAATAGAAAATTCCCTCAGAGGTAAGAAACCAAAGCCAAGATAATACAAACTCTCTAGACTATTTTATTATGTATATTAAGCAGGTGGCGACAATGAATGAAAGCACAACCTGAAGACTGACACCAACACCTGCAGCATGGCTGTGCCTCTTCTAATGCTGCAAGTCAATGAGACAACATCCTCTGAAGCTATCAAGCATCAGGAGTGGCAAGATCTTGTGCCATCAGATCAGCACCAATTTCAGCCACAGCTGATGGAGCATGTGTCACGACACAGTTACACAAGCTTTTGATTTACCAAAGTGCCCAGGCAGGTTTGTGTTAACATTACTGGGACATAATGGGGAGACTGTCAATTTGGTGTGCCTCCAATttaagaagattaaaaattcAAGGCCCTACACATCCTTATTGGCATTTGGGTTCCCCTGGTAGATGCCACCGTGGGGATTTTCACACTAAAAGTCTCAGTCACTCAGGAGGGAAAGGAATACATTACCCAGACTTGAGAGAAGAAGTTGACACTTAGAGTCTTCTCAAAATCTGCATCTGCAGTGTCCAAGAACTTTTTTCCACGCAGAATGCCAGCATTATTGATCAGAATAGTAACATCCCCAACTTCTTTTTTAACctgaatttaaaaggaaaaaaaaaaaaaaaggattaacaGAAAGCCTTAGAAGTTATCCTTGCCTCTTGTGCTTCATTTATGAAAATGATTTGTGatatttgcaattattttggAATGTAAGTACACAAGAACACAAGAGTACACAAGTACACAGGAACTGTTGAACTGCATCATATAAAAGGTCTATCTAACCCTGTAGCCTCTGTTTCATGGtggaaagcagtgaaaaaataacAAGGTCATTGTCTCCTCCAGTGTAATCCTCAGCTTTCCACACTTTGCAGCTTAGGATCTTCCTGGCAGAGATAAGGTACCCATACATTTGCATTTAATATagtctcattatttttttttccacccaagAATTTGTCTAATTACCTCTCAACTCCAGAATACTTTTGGTTCCCACAGGAACCTAAGGTAATGAGTTACAAAGTTTTAGTGTGCACTGTGAGCATGCTTCAATTGCAACCTGGACATTTCTTGTCACCTGTTACTGGTATTGTGAGAATCTGTATTCCTCAGATGACCTTGTTCAGCCCCTTTTCCAGATCATTTCTACCAAATGGGAAAGAATTCAATGCAGATTCCTAGGGGATGCTAATCTTTTGAGTACAGAAGCATATGCCATGAaatagattaaataaaaaaaattgcttggaTAGAAGGCCAAAATCATCATTAactttatttcagtttgttataaaaagattttatttcatgatTTGCATTTATATCAAAGCAGATGGCCAAGATTGACTTATAATATTAAGAATCAGGCTCACTGCAGAGATTTCTGTGCTAGAGGATTTACTGATGTCTCAAAAACCATAGAGTAATTACAAAAACATGAAAGCCACAGGTTTGCTGCTGTCTGGTAATTTGGAAATAGAATGCTTGGAGCTGATGCCCCAACACTTGACCTATCTCTGGGTCCCCCAGGGCACCCTAAGTGTTCAGCAAAGACTTTTTTCATACTCCTCGTAGACAAGCAGAGCTCACATTCTAGCACCCCTCCACCTGTACAAGTAAATGCAAATCTAGACACTGGTGACTATGGCAGGATTGTCCATCTCTTCTTCTATGAGATGTATGTACACTTTCTCCCTACTTGTACCTTTCAGTCACTGCATTGATCCATATGACACAATAGCAGCATTTTTCTTAAACTGGCTTAATTTGAACTTActacctaaaaaaaacccattggAAACCTGATTTCCATTTACAAGATATCAATCTGATTATTCTCCATTATGTATTTTCCAGATGTCTATTAgttcttttctttattatcaTTTCCAACAATTTTCTGTAGGGCAGGTATATAGTTTTTGTTGTCCTCTTAAATGCTCTTTAGGACTGGCATATTTGCTACTCCTCATTCCTCGGACACATGTACTCTACCCTCATATCTCTACCTTTTGAGATCCATATCTGATTTCCTTGGAATTCTCAGGTGAACACTCCCTGATCCTGGAAGTCAGTGGCTAATTACTTAACCAGTTTACTCTATACCTTCTCCTTTAGGAACTTTATTGATCTGATTTGCTTTCTAGAAAAGAAGTTTCCATTATGGCAAAGTACTTAAGTTTTTCTGCAGTTAATATACCAAATAAAAGCAAtcaatttaaattttctgctATTTCTCTATCTTCTGTGTCCAAGCtcaaaaattttccttttaccaATCAAAAAGTTGCAGTTATTTCCAAGAGCAAAAGATACTCCTGGCTGAAAAACTCTAAACAAATCTAAAATCTAAATTTTGATCTAAAAAAAATTTGGGCTCCACCATTCGACTCATGCAAAAACTAACAGAAATATTGTATTGTTAACAGTAATTTAATAACTCACCAGAATTTCTGAATTTGAGTTTCTGCTTGTAGCTCAGTCTGTGCACTTCAGAATACTCTCTGCTAATATGGGCACAGTATATTTTTCAGGCTGGAGCCCTGTGGCTGGTTTGGTTATATGTGTTTTGTGATGGATTACAGTACACAGAACAAACATTTTGGGACTCTACTACACTGagaacaaataatttcaaaatgtcCAGTATCAATAGGAAAGTCTAACAAGTTACAAATCATAAAATAATCATTTTGATGCACATCTTTGTGAGAAACATTCTTTATGGCAacagggattaaaaaaatttattttttaaagacagctgATGTTTGTAAATtctacagtgatttttttcttgcaaaaagaGAATTCTGTAAGAATTGCAGCTTGATTTATGGTAGCATTGCAATTAAAGAACAAGTCTTACATCTGAAGTACTGATCACAAGTTGCTCAGACTGATTTTTCATCTTGCTGGGAAGTGGTAAGAGATATTAAGACTGTTGGAATCACTGTCATTCCTACTCCAAAACTGCTGAAGTTGTAAACAATGTCTCACAGTGAGGATCACATCACCTCTACTGCCCAAGTAATTGGCAAAAATCATCCTCCTTAAACACTGTGATGGGTTAATATGGAATACTCAACAATAACTTAATGTCCCAGATGGATTTTTTAACCGTGTGCTGTTAGCTGGCTGTGCCCCAGATGCTGATAATAAGtacaggaaaataataactTGCCAATTACAAGCATGAGAATTGAACTTCCAGGTAGTTACAGATCCTAAACCCAACTTACCTCCGAAGTGCTTTTCATCAGGAAcatttcttgaggaaaaaaaattatgtcaaaCTTTTATAGCTGTGTTAAGAAAGAATTAATCTATTTTGGTTAAAGTTAAGAAtaagaacaacaaaacaaaaaacccctctgacAACTCCTAGAGAATTAATGTTACATTTCcaggctattaaaaaaaaatctttcaacaTTCGTATGACAGGAAATATTTTGGctaatttttctgatttatgcCTGTGGATATAGAAGGTTAAGGGTGTGACTTCAGAGTCATGTACAGAAGTACATAGACTGAGAATTTAACAAAAGAAGAATTTATCCTTTGATAAAGGTAGAGTGGGTACCTGGACTGTTAGTGAGGTTATACTGGGAAATTCTTTCAGACAGTACATAGTTAAAGGACAGCTAAAAATTGATAATGTTAATTTAAAGTACATTTTCTGTATtctaacaacagaaaaaaaatttagaaagcataggaaaacacagcagaagaatctcatttaaaatggagtctttctcttcttcattttccagCTGGATTGatcaaaagaaactgaaaatgtatCATAAATTGGACTGATGACCACCCATGTCCTGATGATATATCTGAAATCATTACACCCCACATCACCCTTACAGAACTACAGTTTTCTAAAGAAATGGACAATGGAACCTCCCCTTATAATTTCCACtatatgtggtttttttccttaatatcttaaagaatttttttaagcctAAACAAGCCAATACATTGGCCTAACCTCTACCATGCTCAGTCCAAAAGAAGTTACCATCTCACAATGAAAACTGGAATGGATAAATCTTGACAGAACAAACACAGTAATTTTGTTGTAAACGTAGCCAAAGTTTCACTAAGAAGCTACTtgtcaaggaaagaaaatcattgCCCTTCATGATTACTTCCCGTTAGTGATCAGcactttaaaaaactttttcagcAGGGTACACtattaaaaagaagcaatgaaATTCGAAGCAACAAGCCAGATCAGAAGCTGTATCTTACCTTGTCTGCCTGTTCATAGACCTGCTCCCTGTTGCTGCAGTCACAATGGTAGGTAAAAACTCGTTTAGCTCCATATTTTTTGGCTAATGCACTTGTTTCTTCGTTGTTTTTATCATCAATGTCCCAAAGAACCAAGGTTGCTTCCAAAGGAGCAAACTTTAAGGCGATCTGCCTTCCAATCCCATTTCCGGAGCCAGTAATAAGTACTATTTCTCcagcaaacttttttttgcaTGGACAGATAAGTGAGaataaattcttaaaaaataaagaaattaatactttCAGGAACTTCAGCGTATTCAGGATGAAGTTGAACATATTTTTTCAGGCACAAATATGGCTTGTCTGTTGGACAACCCCCAAAATACAATGTTACTGGCCTAAGATCCCACGGAGATTTtgcctaaaaaataaaataaaagaataataataacaataataaatatatgtatactTTCAAGCAGCTATTTATTTCACATTGCTCTTTAGTGCAGGAAGAAAACCCGAGAGTCCCATGTCTTGGGtttcatctagttccaacccactGTAatgagcagagacaccttccacttgaccaggcttttaaaatgcattacaaCAGACCTTGTGAACGCTGCCAGCTTCTTACCAGTAGGATTAAAGTAGTACCTTCAATTAGATCCCACACACCCACTACTTCGCTCCATTTCTCAGCTTCCATCTAGGTTGCTACAAAGATTTAGCAATTAAACATTGATACTGTGGCCATGGCTATGAACTTTGTGTTCATCTCAAGGTGACATTACTTGAACGAAAAAGCACGGAAAACACCGAAGCCTTCCAAAATAAGGTGCCCTCCTTGGCATGGCATGTGTTGtttcagagcagcaggcagTAGGAGCCTACCAATTCTCCAATGTTAAATAGCTGAAGTCACACAACATTATTTTATGTGTGAGCAAAACACCAACTACACATGAAGACACGGCGTGGCGAGTTATGAACCCTGATTTTCATCCTGTATATCATTTCCTTAACAGTAATTCAGATGGCAACCACAAAGCTCAACAGCAGAATCCACCCATCGCCGTCCCGCCGGACCCGTCCCTCTGCGTCCTGCCCCCTCTGCCGGCCTCGGACAGCCGGGATGAGCCCCCGCTGGGATGAGCTCCGTCCCCTGCTGCCTTCGCCCTCCCCCCATCTCCCTCCggccctgccccagcagggaTGACTGTCCCATCCCGGTGCCATCGCGTTGCGCGGCCACCTCCCAGCCATCCTCCGGAGGGTCCCCCTGTGCTCACCGCTGGCTGCCCCGCACCGCTCTGACTGCCCCGCACCGTCCAGGGGTGGTTTTAcccggcccggtccggcccTGCCCATCGTGGACCAGGGGGCGGTCCTGCCCGGCCCAGCCCTGTCCGTCGGGGCTCAGGATGTGGTCCGGCCCGGGCGTGACGTGCCCACCGCAGCCCCCGGTCCGGCACCGTCCTTCCCCGGCACTGTCTGCCCCCGGGGTTTTGGGTCGGTGCGGGGGCGCAGGCAGCCCGGGGGGGGGATCTGCACGGTGCTGACTTGGTGCTCCTGGGCCCCACCTGCCCCAAGCCAGCTGGGGGGGCATCTTTAGGCAGGTATCTTGCTCAGGACTTGAACgacctggaaaacaaatgctcttcccttcctctgcgGCTCCTTTTGTTGTacttaagaaattaaatgcttcttACTTCATGTTGTAAATTACAGTTCTCCCAGCTTGCCCACTTGCTGGAATGGGAATAAACCAGGAGAAGGTGATCATAAATTCAAGTTGTGtgtcaggggagatttaggtcgGGTATCAGGAGAagcttcttcacagaaagggttgtcaagcactggaacgggctccccagggaggtggttgagtcaccatccttgaatgtgtttaaaatctCCTGGATGATgtgcctggggacatggtttagtggtgggtgGTCAGGAACAGGGTAATAGGGTTAGAGTGAGGTTAGACTcgatgatctcaaaggtcttttccatcctgagcaattctatgaaATCTGTAAATGTCTCCCTATAAAACACTAAACCTGATTACCAttgtttcatctttttaaaataagaaccGTGGTTCTTCTGTTCTCCATACATACATTATCCAGCTTTAGTACCACATTCCCTGACCCACTGTTGTGTCAGTATCTTCTGTTCAAGATTGAATAGAACCCTGCTTGGGCCTGTAAGGATGTGTTGGTCCTGCTGTATTCTCTCCTGGTCTTGATCACAGTGATATCTTCTACATACTGTTGATGTAAAAAGGCAAATGAAGCAAGCACTGTTTATTTGCTGTACTTAGAATTTTCACTAAGTGATATTAAAGGTCTTGTCATGCTTATTGGCAAGTTagagaaggaaagaatttgAATAAAGTCATGGTGCACTCTGGTCCACACATTGTTAATGCAATTCAGATTACAGTTTATGGGGAATCACAGAGCtacagaatgctttgggttggaagggactttaaagaccACCTAGTCCAAAACCCATTGTAATGGGCAGGagcacctcccactagacaagAGGACAAcgggaaatggtttaaaaacttgaagaggggagatttaggttagatattagtaagaaattctttcctgtgagggtggtgagacactggcacaagttactcagggaagttgtggctgccccctccctggaagtgttcaaagccaggctggatgggcctttgaacaacctggtcaagtgggaggTGTGGGCAAGGACACCTAGTTGAAACTAGGTGATCTCTAAGGTCACCCTAGGTTTAACCCTAGCTAGGGTCTAGACCCCTTCtagtccctccccagcttttctgtaggccaTCTTCAGGTACTAGGAAGCTGCTATCAGGTCTCCCTGGAGACTTCTCATTTCCTGGCTTTcgaaaaaccccaactctctcagcctgccctcATAGGAAAGGTGCTCCTACCCTCTCTTCATCTACatgtcctcctctggactcacctaaacagctccatgtccttcttgtgttgcagactccagaactgaacacagtgctccaagtagggtctcacaagagtggagcaGACCTGCTGATCACActtgttttcatagaatcattcagACTtgaaaagacctgtaagatcatccagtccaacctttaaccTAACTCTACTAACATAGCTCTGCCAGCCCACTGCCAacccatgtccctaagcactgTATCTATACAATTTtcaaacacattcagggatggtgattcaaccatTTCcttaggcagcctgttccagtgcttaataaccctttcagtgaagaatttttcctatatccaatctaaacctcccctggtacaacttgagaccattttctcttgtcctatcactttttacttgggagaagagactaacaccacctggctacaacctcctttagGTCgatgtagagagtgataagcTGTCCTCTCAGCCGTCTATTCTTCGGACTGAACAACCTCATTTCCTTTGGACACTCCTCATAAGACCTGTGCTCTAGAGCCCTCAATAGCTTTGTTGcacttctttggacctgctccaacacctccatgtctttcctgtatTGAGTTGCCCCAAAACTGATCACAATACTCGAGGTGAGGCCTTAGCAGTGccaaataaaggaagaaaatcactTCTCTAGTCCTGCTTgtcacactgtttctgatagAAGCCAGGATGTctttggccttcttggccacctgggcacactgatggctcatattcagctgacTGTTGATCAACCCCCCCAGGtcctttctgcctggcagctttctgaCTGTACCATACTCCTGTATGCTACATGTAGCACatgcctgtagcattgcatggggttgttggaGCCCAAATGCAGGACTCAACCCTTATTTTTGTTGAAGCTCATACAATTGGCAtcagcccattgatccagcctgtccaggacCCTCTGTAGAAGCCTTCTACCCTCAGGCAGACCAATACttccacccaacttggtgttgTTTGCAGCCTTACTGAGAGTCCACTCAATCTGCTCTTCAAGatcactgataaaaatattgGACAGGAGTGGTCCCAGTGctgagccctgaggaacacTGCATGTGACTGGCTGCCAGCTGGACTGAACTCAGTTCATCACCATTCTTTGAgcccagccatccagccagtaTTTGACCTAGCAGGAGTGTATGCCCATACAAGACTTGGATGACCAGTTTTTCATGAGGATGTTGTGGGgaacagtgtcaaaggctttgctgaagtccaggaaAATCTGTCATCCACTGAATGTGTCACCTTGTTACAGAATAAGATCAGATTCATCAAGCAAGACCTTCCTttcatgaacccatgctgactgggcctgatttGCTGGTTGTCCAATGGTGCATAATGGAACTCAGGATATTCTGTTCCATAATCTTTTTTGGCACAGTggtcaggctgacaggtctGTAATTCCCTGGATCATCCCTCTGGTCCTCGAAGATGGGCATCACATTTGGCAGCCTCCAGTCCACTGATTATCCAGGATTGCTGACAAAGGATGGTCAGTGGTTTGATGAGCACATCCGGCAACTCACTCAGCACCCTGGGGTGTAACCCATCCAGCCCCACAGACACCTGTGTAAGTAGATGATGTAACAGGTCACTAACCATTTCCTCTTGGATTATGGAGGTCTTATGTTGTTTCCTGTCCCTGTCTTCCATGTCAGGGTGCTGGGTACCCAGGGCATTGGTCCCATTgttaaagactgaggcaaagaagtaCATCTGCCTTTCCTTATCTTTGGTAACTACATTGTCCCCCTGCATCCAATAAATGATGAAGATTCTCCCTAGTCTTCTTTTTGCTGGGaatatatttatagaaatgtTTCTTGTTATCTTTCACTGCAGTGGCCAAAATGAATTCTAGTTGGACTTTGGCCACTCTAATATTCTTTGGGGTGTGTTTAGAGCACACTGGTGTGGCTTGAGCATTTGCTGGTGAAGAGTGAAGCAAAAAAGTCATCtagtacctcagccttctccatatcctGCATGAGCAAGTCTCTCATGTCTTTTCAGAGAGGGCCCAAATTTTCTCTAGTCTTCCTTTCATCACTGATATACCtgtagaagcttttcttttaacaCTTTAATTCTGTAAGGGCTTTAACTTTCCTAACCTCATCCCTGACTTCTTGGACAACTTCTTTGGACTTCTTCTAGGATACCTGTCTTTGCTGCCACCTTCTGTAGACTTTCTTCATACATCTAAAtgtgtccaggagctccttgttcatccataCAGGCTTCCTGGTTTTTTTGCCTGACTTCCTCTTCATTGCATCACTCCTGAGCTTAGAGAAGGTGATCCTTCTCATTACCAGCTTTCTTGGTCTCCTTTCCCCTCTGGGGCTTTATTCCATGGTGCTCTACCAAGCAGGTTCACTCTGCTGAAGCCCAGGGTATTGAGCTTGATGTGTGCCCTCCTCACTGCCCTAAGGATCTTGAACTCCACCCTCACATGGGCACTGCAGCCAAAGCTGCCCTCGAGCTTCACATACCCCACCTCCTTTTTAGTGAGAACAAGTTCAAGCATAGCAACTCTCCTTGTTGCCTTGTCTATCACTTGGAGAAGGAAATTGTCAT
This DNA window, taken from Calypte anna isolate BGI_N300 chromosome 2, bCalAnn1_v1.p, whole genome shotgun sequence, encodes the following:
- the LOC103533788 gene encoding epidermal retinol dehydrogenase 2-like: MFNFILNTLKFLKVLISLFFKNLFSLICPCKKKFAGEIVLITGSGNGIGRQIALKFAPLEATLVLWDIDDKNNEETSALAKKYGAKRVFTYHCDCSNREQVYEQADKVKKEVGDVTILINNAGILRGKKFLDTADADFEKTLSVNFFSQVWTLKAFLPAMIAANRGHLVNTASSAGLWGTYRVTDYSASKAAIIEMMESLDSELYHTGIRGIKTTLICPYFVNTKLARGFKSQTCLLPVYEPDYVASKIVDAIRKEKFYLIMPLTEYLLAFKIFTPRKILLFIESWLKIPDSLEKAYGPKKKD